CTCATCTTTACACGTGAAGACATCTTCGGGGGGCAACAGGTATTTCTGAGATACGGTTTAATGGAAAACGGGAGCATCTGGGGGCATGGGGCCTACCTTGGACCTGACTTTTCTGCCGAATACCTGCATACGCTCGTACTTGAAGCTCGTGAGATGGTCTCAAGCCAACGATACAAGCGGGCGTTGGGAGACCTCAGCGGGGCCGAACAAGATGCTGTTAATGGGGAGGTTCAACAACTCCTCAAACAAAACAGGTATGATCCCGATACCGGGACGCTGTATTTTACGCCGCATGAAGCCGCCTCATATCAAAAGCAAATAACGAAATGGACGGCCTATTTTTCCCACCCGGCTCAGAATGCGGGCCTGCCTGAGAAGTATATCAGGGACTCGAATGAGCTTAAGGAACTCACGGCATTTTTTGCATGGACGGCATGGGCCTCCGTTGCAAACCGGCCGGACAAACCATACTCTTACACCAACAATTTCCCATACGATCCAATGGCCGGGAACACGCCAACGAGCGATGCAGTGCTTTGGAGTACCCTGAGCCTCATCCCCCTTTTGGCAGGGATTGCCGCTATTCTATTTGCCTTTGGTAAGTTTAATTTCTTGGGTTGGAAGGGTAAAGGTGACCATGTTCATCCTCAGATGCTGCCGGGGGTAACCACTGAAAGCCAGAGGGCAACCATAAAATACTTTATCGTTGTGGCACTTCTGTTTTTGGCCCAGGTACTGGTTGGAGCTGCAACCGCCCATTATCGTGCAGACCCGGCGAGCTTTTACGGCCTTAATTTGTCTGAACTCCTTCCGAGTCATATCCTGCGCACCTGGCATTTACAGTTGGCCCTATTCTGGATAACCACGGCTTTTGTTGCCGGTGGTTTGTTGCTCTCCCCCTCCCTGGGCGGCAGTGAACCCAGAGGTCAGGCCAAGGGGGTCAACTTCTTATTCGGTGCCCTGCTTCTTGTAGCAGGTGGGAGTTTGCTGGGTGAGTATCTCAGCCTCAATCAGGTTCTTGGAAGGCTCTGGTTCTGGTTCGGGCATCAGGGCTGGGAGTTTCTTGATCTTGGACGCGCCTGGCAGATCATGCTGGTCGCCGGGCTTGTGGTCTGGATTATCTTGATTTTCCGTGGGATTTCTCCGGCAAGAAAAGACCCCGAGGCCCGCGAGGTCTCTTCCCTTTTTTTCTATGTGGCAATAACCATTCCCCTTTTTTATCTTCCCGCCATGTTCTTCACCGGCTCCAGCCATTATACAGTGGTGGACAACTGGCGATTCTGGATCATCCATTTGTGGGTTGAGGGTTTTTTGGAACTCTTCGTGACAGTTATGATTGCCTCTATCTTCTACAAACTGGGTCTAATCTCCAATGTAACAACCCGCCGGGTCATTTACCTGGATGCTATCCTCTATCTTGGCAGTGGAATCATCGGAACAGGGCATCACTGGTATTGGACAGGACAATCAGATATTACCGTGGCCCTCGCGTCCATGTTTTCCGCTCTGGAGGTCGTGCCCCTTACCCTCCTGACGCTGGATGCATGGGATTTCATACAATTGACCCGGGGTAGGTGTGATATCTGCGGGATAGAGATCTCCATTCCACACAAATGGACATTTTACTTCCTGTTGGCCGTAGGATTCTGGAATTTTGTAGGGGCCGGGGTCTTTGGATTCCTTATCAACCTGCCCATCGTAAGTTACTTTGAGGCAGGAACCATGCTTACGCCGAATCATGGGCATACGGCTATGATGGGTGTCTTTGGTATGATTGCCATGGCTCTTATGGTATTTGCCATTCGACAGGTATTAACAGATGAACAATGGAGACGCCCGGAGAAGTATATCCGTA
This Nitrospirota bacterium DNA region includes the following protein-coding sequences:
- a CDS encoding cbb3-type cytochrome c oxidase subunit I, giving the protein MQDKTEISETLSPWWRRTVILTIVLGFTVLIWIAARSYTDSPPVPGKVVGPSGELIFTREDIFGGQQVFLRYGLMENGSIWGHGAYLGPDFSAEYLHTLVLEAREMVSSQRYKRALGDLSGAEQDAVNGEVQQLLKQNRYDPDTGTLYFTPHEAASYQKQITKWTAYFSHPAQNAGLPEKYIRDSNELKELTAFFAWTAWASVANRPDKPYSYTNNFPYDPMAGNTPTSDAVLWSTLSLIPLLAGIAAILFAFGKFNFLGWKGKGDHVHPQMLPGVTTESQRATIKYFIVVALLFLAQVLVGAATAHYRADPASFYGLNLSELLPSHILRTWHLQLALFWITTAFVAGGLLLSPSLGGSEPRGQAKGVNFLFGALLLVAGGSLLGEYLSLNQVLGRLWFWFGHQGWEFLDLGRAWQIMLVAGLVVWIILIFRGISPARKDPEAREVSSLFFYVAITIPLFYLPAMFFTGSSHYTVVDNWRFWIIHLWVEGFLELFVTVMIASIFYKLGLISNVTTRRVIYLDAILYLGSGIIGTGHHWYWTGQSDITVALASMFSALEVVPLTLLTLDAWDFIQLTRGRCDICGIEISIPHKWTFYFLLAVGFWNFVGAGVFGFLINLPIVSYFEAGTMLTPNHGHTAMMGVFGMIAMALMVFAIRQVLTDEQWRRPEKYIRISFWGLNTGLALMVAMSLFPGGVLQLLDVLKNGYWHARGP